The window TAACAGCCTGTTGAGGTTTGTCTAATGGCTCCACGGATTTGCTCCTCAATTTGCTGATCGAGCATAAATGCTGGTAATACATTTTGCCCAGCAGCGTACTTGTAGCAAATAAATCTTCGTTGACTCGCACGAATGTACTCGGTGAGCTGCACAACGTCTTTTTCTTTTTGACCCCATTCAACCAGAGATTCTAAGATAACGCGCAAATTTCGAATCGAGATATCTTCTGACACTAAACGTTGCATCACCTCACTCATTTTATGAATAGGCACCACACGCTGGGCTTCTTTTACTAATTCGCCGTAATGAGGTTCGAGCTTTTCAAGTAAAAAACGGGTTTCTTGAATACCAATAAACTCTTCTGCATATTTACGTAGCACATGGGCTAAGTGAAAAGTCATCACTTTATCGATTGAAAAATACGATAATGAACCTGCAATCACTTCTTCAAGATCTTCTTTATCAACCCATAAACTCGGCATATTTGGCAAAAAAGCCTGCTCTTGCTGATAGGCAATACCAAGCATATCTAACTGTTGCGCCGGCTCGGAAACTAATATCTTATTGGGTACAAGCTTGCCACGAGCCACTGGCAGCTCTTGCATCAAAATCGCGTATTCATCCTTTGGCATAGCTGCATTAAAACGCAAATGCACGCCGGGAAACGGTACGCCCATGTCTAAATAAAGTGCTCGCCTGACTTCTGCAAGCTCAGCATTTAAATTGGTCGCATCAAGTGCTGTTTCTAAATTTGCGGATACATCAACCAAGAGCGGAACAGTAATCGAAAAGTCATCTCCTTGCGCTTTACTTTTAGCAGCTGCTTTTTTGCTTTCAGCGGAACTTGTCGCTGCTGCGCCACTGCCTTTAGACAATACTTCTGGCAAGGTCTCAACGGTTTGAACCGCTTCTTGATTACGCTTTATTAAATAGACGCCACCTGCACCAATCACAGCAGCAAAGCCTAAGAAGATAAATGTGGGAAAACCGGGGATGAGCGCAAAACCAGTTAATAGTGCTGCGCCAATAAGCAGCGCTTTTGGTTGAGCTGTCACCTGCGAGCCAATATCACCACCTAGGTTTTGTTGATCTT of the Pseudoalteromonas spongiae UST010723-006 genome contains:
- the sctV gene encoding type III secretion system export apparatus subunit SctV; its protein translation is MKNLLLKMSQRSDLALAVLLVAIIFMMILPLPTGLVDGLIAMNLSIAVVLLMMSVYIKSPLEFTAFPAVLLITTLFRLALSITTTRLILMDGDAGDIITTFGNFVVGGNLVVGVVIFLIITIVQFMVITKGAERVAEVSARFSLDAMPGKQMSIDGDMRAGVLDVDEARVKRNALSRESQLFGSMDGAMKFVKGDAVAGLIIIFVNILGGITIGMSQAAMSAGEALEVYSILTIGDGLISQIPALFISITAGIIVTRVSAGDEDEEDQQNLGGDIGSQVTAQPKALLIGAALLTGFALIPGFPTFIFLGFAAVIGAGGVYLIKRNQEAVQTVETLPEVLSKGSGAAATSSAESKKAAAKSKAQGDDFSITVPLLVDVSANLETALDATNLNAELAEVRRALYLDMGVPFPGVHLRFNAAMPKDEYAILMQELPVARGKLVPNKILVSEPAQQLDMLGIAYQQEQAFLPNMPSLWVDKEDLEEVIAGSLSYFSIDKVMTFHLAHVLRKYAEEFIGIQETRFLLEKLEPHYGELVKEAQRVVPIHKMSEVMQRLVSEDISIRNLRVILESLVEWGQKEKDVVQLTEYIRASQRRFICYKYAAGQNVLPAFMLDQQIEEQIRGAIRQTSTGCYLVLDPSTSQKFIANAVSTVGDLKKYQRKPVLLVAMDIRRYVRKLLESELYELPVVSFQELTKEINVQPVGKVVV